One segment of Pyricularia oryzae 70-15 chromosome 3, whole genome shotgun sequence DNA contains the following:
- a CDS encoding DNA repair protein Ntg1, giving the protein MTSRRVSKETSKYFAATATATRRSTRASLARFAYQEDADSPPNSVKDEPTDLILGSDIEDAITTTTNTNRPRRATAQAPRKRKREPTSPGATTTTKVKADPEEEQDTKPRRERKPARAKTDLSTGTTIMEPPSDWEEMYGLVKEMRISGPAANAAVDTMGCERLASEDASPRDRRFHTLVALMLSSQTKDTVNAVAMARLKKELPPFEEGAPPGLNLENVLAVEPALLNELIWQVGFHNNKTKYIKQAAVILRDKYNSDIPDTIAGLTSLPGVGPKMAHLCMSAPNGWNRVEGIGVDVHVHRITNLWGWNKTNNPEATRAALESWLPRDRWREINWLLVGLGQTVCLPVGRKCGDCELGLRGLCRAADRKKVNERLRRREDVKEEKEEELVVEKQEVLLKREDEENVAPIKVETVKVELTVKEEIVDEVPPVTGFQPLPARTQRRARRL; this is encoded by the exons ATGACCTCGCGCCGCGTTTCCAAGGAGACGTCAAAATACTTTGCCGCAACCGCGACCGCGACGCGCCGCTCAACCCGAGCTTCCCTCGCGCGGTTCGCATACCAAGAAGACGCGGATTCACCACCCAACAGTGTCAAAGATGAGCCCACAGATTTAATACTCGGCTCCGACATTGAAGATGCCATAACGACCACCACAAACACCAACCGACCGCGCCGGGCTACGGCCCAGGCGCCGCGGAAGCGAAAACGGGAGCCGACCAGTCCGGGAGCGACGACGACCACAAAAGTCAAGGCCGACCCGGAAGAGGAGCAAGATACGAAACCCCGCCGCGAGCGCAAACCAGCCCGCGCCAAGACGGACCTCTCCACCGGCACCACGATCATGGAGCCCCCGTCAGACTGGGAGGAGATGTACGGGCTCGTCAAGGAGATGCGCATTTCGGGACCGGCCGCAAACGCGGCCGTCGACACGATGGGCTGCGAGAGGCTGGCGTCTGAAGACGCCTCGCCGCGCGATAGGCGGTTCCACACCTTGGTCGCCCTCATGCTGAGCTCGCAGACCAAGGACACGGTCAACGcggtggccatggccaggctGAAGAAGGAGCTCCCCCCGTTCGAGGAGGGTGCACCGCCCGGCCTGAACCTGGAAAACGTGTTGGCCGTGGAGCCGGCGCTTCTTAACGAGTTGATCTGGCAGGTCGGCTTTCACAACAACAAGACAAA ATACATCAAGCAAGCAGCCGTGATACTCCGCGACAAGTATAACTCGGACATTCCCGACACGATCGCAGGTCTCACCTCTCTCCCGGGCGTGGGGCCAAAAATGGCACACCTGTGCATGTCCGCTCCGAATGGCTGGAACCGCGTCGAGGGCATCGGCGTTGACGTGCACGTCCACCGCATCACGAACCTGTGGGGCTGGAACAAGACCAACAACCCCGAGGCAACGCGCGCCGCGCTCGAGTCATGGCTGCCCAGGGACCGCTGGCGCGAGATCAACTGGCTGCTCGTCGGGCTGGGTCAGACGGTGTGCCTGCCCGTCGGCAGGAAGTGCGGCGACTGCGAGCTCGGCCTCAGGGGTCTCTGCCGGGCAGCGGATCGGAAAAAGGTCAACGAAAGGCTCAGGCGGAGGGAAGACGTCAaggaggaaaaagaagaagagctgGTGGTGGAGAAGCAAGAGGTGCTCCTCAAACGTGAGGACGAAGAAAATGTGGCCCCGATCAAGGTCGAGACCGTCAAGGTGGAGCTCACAGTCAAGGAGGAGATTGTTGATGAAGTGCCTCCTGTCACGGGTTTTCAACCACTACCAGCAAGAACACAACGGCGGGCAAGGAGGTTATAG
- a CDS encoding glycosylphosphatidylinositol anchor biosynthesis protein 11 yields MPLVDPVTMSTPSTPAKAMGKSLPNTVKDPSPPPKAGSHTRSPVESPSNSYYIAASIPALQLQIFVLLWKRLVDDPVATMSRLILPVMALIQVFYAVVLLPVAGSGKQWRKPRPGEKKKAQGGEPNIALATLLSLLLTLIATPPIHALMVLFGAPFLTHAPHTFLCALNLSLLTLFPLFYTRGAEASAWRALAGFTAPIDESVGGLVGACFGAWLGAVPIPLDWDRDWQRWPVTVLTGIYVGYAIGSYGGRTLLRIRGYSAKRS; encoded by the exons ATGCCACTGGTAGATCCTGTCACAATGTCGACGCCATCGACGCCCGCGAAGGCTATGGGCAAATCGCTCCCAAACACAGTCAAAGATccttcaccaccaccaaaagcTGGCAGCCACACCCGCAGCCCCGTCGAGAGCCCCAGCAATAGCTACTACATAGCTGCTTCGATACCTgcgctgcagctgcagaTATTCGTTCTCCTCTGGAAGCGTTTGGTCGATGACCCGGTCGCAACCATGAGCCGTTTGATCTTGCCTGTGATGGCATTGATTCAGGTCTTCTACGCCGTTGTCCTTCTCCCCGTTGCAGGCTCAGGCAAACAGTGGCGCAAACCGAGGCCaggcgagaagaagaaggcccaAGGCGGGGAACCTAATATTGCGTTG GCCACCCTGCTCTCCCTTCTTCTCACTCTCATCGCGACTCCGCCTATTCATGCACTAATGGTTCTATTCGGCGCGCCGTTCCTCACACACGCGCCTCACACTTTCTTGTGTGCGCTGAATCTCTCACTGCTGACCCTGTTTCCACTATTTTATACCCGCGGTGCCGAGGCCAGCGCCTGGCGCGCACTGGCTGGATTCACTGCACCCATCGACGAGAGTGTGGGAGGCCTTGTTGGAGCATGCTTTGGTGCGTGGCTGGGAGCCGTTCCCATCCCTCTCGATTGGGACAGGGACTGGCAGCGTTGGCCTGTGACTGTGCTGACGGGTATATACGTGGGCTACGCGATTGGGTCCTATGGTGGCAGGACTCTGCTTAGGATTAGGGGCTACAGCGCCAAGAGGTCTTGA
- a CDS encoding eukaryotic translation initiation factor 5A, with the protein MSDEQHEHTFDSTDAGASTTYPMQCSALRKGGHVVIKGRPCKIVDMSTSKTGKHGHAKVHLVAIDIFTNKKLEDLSPSTHNMDVPNVTNETFELIDIEGDGFLQLMDSNGEMREDIKLPEGSDKAEEVAKEIRRLHELKQQDENKEVFIVVTKAMGEEVPTQAK; encoded by the exons ATGTCTGACGAGCAG CATGAGCACACCTTCGACTCGACCGACGCCGGCGCGTCGACGACCTACCCCATGCAGTGTTCTGCACTGAGGAAGGGTGGTCACGTCGTCATCAAGGGCCGTCCTTGCAAGATCGTCGACATGTCGACCTCGAAGACCGGCAAGCACGGTCACGCCAAGGTCCACTTGGTCGCCATCGACATCTTCACCAACAAGAAGCTGGAAGATCTCTCCCCGTCCACCCACAACATGGACGTTCCCAACGTCACCAACGAGACCTTTGAGCTT ATCGACATTGAGGGTGACGGTTTCCTCCAGCTCATGGACTCGAACGGAGAGATGAGGGAGGACATTAAGCTCCCCGAGGGATCTGacaaggccgaggaggtTGCCAAGGAGATTCGCCGCCTTCACGAACTTAAGCAGCAAGACGAGAACAAGGAAGTCT TTATCGTCGTCACCAAGGCTATGGGTGAGGAGGTTCCTACCCAGGCCAAGTAA
- a CDS encoding Vps52/Sac2 family protein, which produces MWLDRLAVQPFPGPSSSQSTSRAASPLPRRTSSIRGPYTTSSRSARSSSLSLASSNSSTSLLASARRTNGSALKQTTTVDDGSHAAEVLQKLLGEGLTLEEKLPTPMTEEDLELDFDFGGHSLRELVSAPVETGDDDLYRPQTIEEYERDKTKFEELSKSIRACDDVLSSVETNLTSFRNDLANVSADIESLQARSTALNVRLDNRKAVEKGLAPIVEEVSVSPVIVAKISEGHIDEEWVQALKQVEKRALAHKNSANQGKSKALADLGPLLERLVLKAIERIRDFLVAQIKALRSPNINAQIIQQHNFLRFKELFVFLHKHHAILAEEICQAYKNTMKWYYLTQFTRYQKALEKLKLHVLDKNDVLGHDDSSRKTVLSSAKISGPPHDAFNLGRRLDILKTGNQQALSSYLAEEDQTTHYLEVPFRNFNLALVDNASAEYTFLTQFFTPALPVSSISRHFSEIFESTFALGRTLSKSLIDNSYDCLGLVICIRLNQRLAFELQRRRIPAADGYINGTSMLLWPRLQMVMSHHCDSVRTLTSALPTRQPAASAVAQQSAAPHVVTQRFGQLLHGLLVLSTDAGDDEPLMASLGRLRSETEVFLTKFSQAWFGKDKRKRERFLYNNYSLISTIIGDSEGKLADEQKEHFENLKKAFQEGA; this is translated from the exons ATGTGGCTAGACAGACTTGCCGTTCAGCCCTTTCCTGGGCCTTCATCGTCCCAATCGACCAGTCGCGCTGCCTCCCCCTTGCCACGACGCACCTCCAGCATCCGCGGACCTTACACAACATCCTCGCGCTCAGCACGCAGCTCATCCCTATCGCTGGCCTCCAGCAACTCGAGCACATCGCTACTCGCCTCCGCCCGAAGAACAAATGGCTCTGCATTGAAGCAGACGACAACCGTCGACGATGGAAGTCATGCGGCGGAAGTTCTACAGAAGCTCTTGGGAGAAGGCTTAACCCTGGAGGAAAAGCTTCCGACTCCTATGACAGAAGAGGACCTCGAACTGGACTTTGATTTTGGTGGCCATTCGCTTCGTGAGCTGGTTAGCGCACCGGTCGAAACAGGAGACGACGACTTATACAGACCACAAACTATTGAAGAGT ATGAAAGAGACAAAACCAAGTTCGAAGAGCTCTCAAAGTCAATACGCGCTTGCGACGATGTTCTCAGTTCCGTCGAGACCAACCTTACCAGCTTTCGAAATGATCTTGCCAACGTTTCGGCCGACATCGAAAGCTTGCAGGCCAGATCTACGGCCCTCAATGTCAGACTTGACAACCGCAAGGCTGTCGAGAAGGGACTGGCTCCAATAGTTGAGGAAGTCAGCGTGTCGCCAGTCATTGTTGCCAAGATATCGGAAGGACATATCGACGAAGAATGGGTCCAGGCACTCAAACAAGTGGAAAAGCGTGCACTCGCGCACAAGAACAGTGCAAATCAAGGGAAAAGCAAGGCGCTTGCGGACTTAGGACCTCTACTTGAAAGATTGGTACTAAAG GCCATCGAGCGTATAAGAGACTTTTTGGTCGCTCAAATCAAGGCTTTGAGATCTCCCAACATCAATGCTCAAATAATCCAACAGCACAACTTTCTCAGATTCAAAGAATTGTTTGTCTTTTTACACAAGCACCATGCTATCCTGGCAGAGGAGATATGTCAGGCATACAAAAACACCATGAAGTGGTACTACCTGACACAGTTTACACGGTACCAAAAAGCTCTTGAAAAGCTCAAGCTTCATGTTCTTGACAAGAACGATGTTTTGGGACACGATGATTCCTCCAGGAAAACAGTTCTTTCCAGTGCCAAGATTTCTGGTCCACCACATGACGCTTTTAACCTCGGCCGACGGCTTGACATCTTGAAGACTGGTAATCAACAGGCCTTGTCGTCATACTTGGCAGAAGAAGATCAGACAACGCACTATCTCGAGGTCCCTTTCAGAAATTTCAATCTGGCACTTGTGGACAATGCTTCGGCGGAGTACACATTCCTGACACAGTTCTTCACGCCCGCACTCCCTGTGTCTTCGATATCACGACACTTTAGCGAGATCTTCGAGTCAACATTTGCCCTGGGTCGGACGCTATCCAAGTCATTGATTGACAATTCCTACGATTGTCTGGGCCTGGTCATTTGCATCCGATTGAACCAGCGGCTGGCCTTCGAGTTGCAAAGGCGGCGTATTCCCGCTGCTGACGGCTATATCAACGGAACATCCATGCTTCTCTGGCCACGGCTGCAAATGGTCATGAGCCACCACTGTGATTCTGTCCGGACGCTCACCAGCGCCTTGCCCACTCGCCAACCAGCCGCTTCAGCTGTTGCGCAACAGTCGGCAGCGCCTCATGTCGTCACGCAGCGCTTCGGTCAGCTTCTCCACGGGCTCTTGGTCCTGAGCACCGacgccggcgacgacgagccgCTCATGGCAAGTCTTGGGAGACTTCGGTCCGAGACGGAGGTCTTTTTGACAAAGTTTAGCCAGGCATGGTTTGGCAAAGATAAGAGGAAACGAGAAAGATTTCTGTACAACAATTATTCGCTAATTTCGACCATCATTGGGGATTCGGAAGGAAAGCTTGCTGATGAGCAAAAGGAGCACTTTGAAAACCTGAAGAAGGCTTTCCAGGAGGGCGCGTAA